taattctttaaatgctcttttaaaattaaaattaatataaaaaatattaacagtatttttattatgtttGAACTTCAAAGTGTTAGCCAAAAAGCATAACTGCTTAAACAAATTTATCCAAATATGTCTGAAGATATGTAATTGAATGTTTCAAAAACACAACAGCAGCCTCTCCACTGCATGACAATTCATTCAATTTCATCAAACCATCAACAAAACCTTgatattctttaattttaaacaaacataATGCTTTCGCTTCATCTCCAATTGATTCTTCAAAAACCACCGTCGAACCAAAAGCGGTTTGATTAAGAACATTGGGAAAATGTGATCCCTctttaaatatcaaataaagTACAACTTGCAAATTATGTGATAAACCATCATTGGCATGAATAAACATTGTATCATTTAAATTATGATCTcgaataaatttgaatttattactATGAACAAAGAATCCCTTACGTTCCGTTCTTATCAAAGCTTCTATATCATTTAgagttatttcaaaataatcatttaaattattttctagaGAGAATCCATACTCAGTGAATAACTTGAGATTAGTCAAATTGCCATAGCTTATGAATATTTGCTCATAGGGTTCATAAGTATTTTTGGTAGTCAATTGATAAACCGATTGATTTCCTTCTTTTTCAATTTGTGGCTCGGTTGAAGCAGTGTCTGAGTGATTAAACAAATCTAAGAATGGAGCAAGTGCCATTTCTGGTTTATCACTCAGGATATTCTTACACCAAGGAGTAGACTTTACCAGAGGCTGAATTTCATAGTTATTAACGAATACACTCCGAGAATTTACAGCAAAATATGCCCATTTGAAATCTTCCGGTTTGAAGACTTCCTTAAAGTAAGCCAGCCCACAACAGGGACAAGTTTTATCGCCAAAGGCATCTTGCAAGGCTTTGTAAGACTCAcgaattttcttattttgttcaacAGATTGTTGCAAGACAATTTCCGGAAGGAAGTAGAGCTCATTGCTAGAGCAAAAGTATGGAGTTGAAAATTTAGAAGGAATCGATTTGATATACAATTCAAATGGAGAATCGGTCGCATGTTTTTGCATCAAAATGTACAAAGTTAATAAGCTTTGGAACGAAATTGTGGTTTTTGAGTTGACAAGTTCTTCGTTTAGCTCTCGAAAGTTTTGGTCATTTTCCAAAGTTGCCAGAGTAATCATTGCTTCAAGAGGAAGTCTGATAATGACATCTCCTGGAAGAATGTTCGTTTTAGAGCAAAGTCCTCTTCCGGTTGTGGAAAAGTTTTGACATGCAAGTTTCTTTTCATTCTTCCAATTAAACTTATTCAAATAATGATATAAGGAAATTGCTGAATCATTTTTATCTGGTATCGATTCGTTGGGGTTTTTTTGTTGGTTGCGTTTTGTTTTACCCATGATTTTTGGTTGCGTATTGAGTTATGTAGTTGAGATACGTAAATTGGTTCTATCTTTTATATAACGAGTGCTCTCTCCTCGGGTTTGtatgttttgatgtttttcctTATGATTTACAGGTGTTCACAGGACTGCAATAAAGGCAAAGAAGAAATGTTGTTTTTGATATTACTTtgttgtttttccaaaaaaaagaaatgtttttttatttttgtaatcgAATCAAAACATGCGAGGAGAGAGCACGTcggatttttgaaaactttattaTTTAGCACATACCAAATATTGAATCCTTGGTGAACATGcaaatagttttaaatatttatcagcgCTAATTCCaacttttgtattatttgttttaaatttgttggaaaataaaaatttatttcgtccGCAAAAATTCACGAGATGAACGATgcgtgccattttttttttttctttatatattttgaCGTATGatataaatgtcaaatttcaaaagtgACATTAAGAAGTAGCATTGCCAGAGTAAAAATTATCGGGTGTTTCATGTTCCTAACCAGAAAGTACCGATAAACATTTGTGAATTggaacaaaattgatttttgtttaaagcctggtacgcagctcgcgcaaaattttagctcccatagtgcctggctacacggtgatttttcaatcgcctaagcagtgagtttgtaggcaagagggatgaagagtgaagggggaagatgatcacgaagggaactgaattttctgagggcagtacagttgcattgctaaatttttcctctttttgacatttattgttcctagaaaaatgtaaaagtggaacgtgattgggcacaacagtgtgtagcccaccgcatgtgatttttcaatcgattgaaaaatcactgtgtagccagtgcctacgttctgtaacttagtcgagaacttctcgcatcgaaaaattttaaaacaaaaattccatacgtttctctatttggaaaaataacctgtgtctgtatctcgatgtgagaagcaaccctgtaaattttttattccattggaattattggaaactgtcaaaaaaagggaaaatatttgtacctttggccatcaaaggtcatatagacatagttttacaataaatatctCAAGGCTCGGTAGTCCGAAGGTAGAGCAGTCGGTCAGCGAGTGGAGGGTGCCAAGTTCAAGTCGCAGTTAGGGcatgtaattttttcttcaatattctttttttttattttaaaaatttaagtgttacaaaaataaattaccgtgaacacttttacttttaacacatctcacatttaatgcaagattatcaaatttttttcaaatatcttactttctcgcatcctttttgcttgtgagtaattttggcagttcaatcgagaaattatctcgataattttcttacagacacagttttattcacatttttccagtctgtcaagcattttgattcagaaatgtttcaaggcgagaaaaatttgtttatagaaacaaacgaatgtgagaaaatgatttttgtgtcgattcacattatttttgttccgatttgcgtgtttcatgcgagaaatttctcgatgcgagagttacagaacgtaggcacaggcacatacaaattatcgaaaaattttatccgagctaaaatgagtcccatacaaattaacGATAACTTGTATGAGAATTATATCTCGgttaaaatttagcgcgaacagcgtattATGTGATATAATAAAATAGTGCAAATTAAAGTTACAACAGTCGTTTTTTTCACGAAAGCACCCCAAAGCCAATTTTTGGCTACTTTCGGTAATTGGCACATCCATATATTCTCTCAGATATTTTTTGTAtcgatttcattttatttcacaatttttctcgaccattttttcaataacCCTGTTCTTTTGGGAGGTGGCAAGcggtactactagtagtttactagcgatttgcacaggaacgcactttcaatgaattcaatataaattgtatctactcgggaagaagagcatgagtagttTTCTAGTAGTAAATGTACTAGTACTAGATCAgacttaagcctggtacgcagttcgagctaaattttagtcgagataaaattcccatacaagtcatcgataatttgtatgggattcaTTTTAGATCGGCTAAAATTtgtcgataatttgtatggaagctaaaatttagctcgatctgcgtaccagacTTTAGCTAAGACCTGAGGAAAAAgctgttgttgtatttaacttttgtggtcggaaaaactgtcataaaatgagtttgaaaattgtcactttttgactttttgcaaaaagtggccgttgtaatTATATCTTTaggcctggtacgcagctcgctctagctcccatacaaattatcgaataattttagccgagctaaaatctATCCCATATAAGTTATGGATAACTTGCATGGGagttttatctcggctaaaatttagctcgaactGCGAACCAGGCCTTAGTCCATTGGGCGCCATTCCCCCTaggcaatttaaaattttgctgtAATTGTTTCCGATTGATATCTTTATTTGTTTGTGGAAATAGAGTACATCTTCCATAATCACCTTTTTTTCGTATTTGATTTTCTAGGACTTTTGAGAAGTAAAGGGaatgaatgatataaaaaaaattcaatagaaAAATGGTGATAAATATTACAATAACGTAAAGTTGTggttatgaatgtttttttttttttttgtttttcatttataactactcatttaataaaattatagatCTGTCATTTTTGTGACTTCGAAATCTGGAAttctagttaaaaaaatttaggataaatggttcGCACAATTCACCCCAACTTAGTTTTACGGAACATCTCACGAAAATACTGTTTTtccaaatttgaataaaattttgcgCCATTGTGTTTCCATACTTTCTGTAGATAATGCACATTATTATTGCATAATCTATCAAATGATTAAAACAAACTTTCAGAGGTCATATATTTTTCGATTCATTTTAAACTAAGTTAGATATAGGTACTTAAAGGCTCAAACATACATGGGTTGAGTTTCCTGTTTACAATCGttcctaaaaattaatttgtcctattaaattaagtttaaagcAGTTAACATTGTAAAATAAGCTATCGATTTCGATAacatttacatattt
This DNA window, taken from Episyrphus balteatus chromosome 2, idEpiBalt1.1, whole genome shotgun sequence, encodes the following:
- the LOC129912707 gene encoding SET domain-containing protein 4: MGKTKRNQQKNPNESIPDKNDSAISLYHYLNKFNWKNEKKLACQNFSTTGRGLCSKTNILPGDVIIRLPLEAMITLATLENDQNFRELNEELVNSKTTISFQSLLTLYILMQKHATDSPFELYIKSIPSKFSTPYFCSSNELYFLPEIVLQQSVEQNKKIRESYKALQDAFGDKTCPCCGLAYFKEVFKPEDFKWAYFAVNSRSVFVNNYEIQPLVKSTPWCKNILSDKPEMALAPFLDLFNHSDTASTEPQIEKEGNQSVYQLTTKNTYEPYEQIFISYGNLTNLKLFTEYGFSLENNLNDYFEITLNDIEALIRTERKGFFVHSNKFKFIRDHNLNDTMFIHANDGLSHNLQVVLYLIFKEGSHFPNVLNQTAFGSTVVFEESIGDEAKALCLFKIKEYQGFVDGLMKLNELSCSGEAAVVFLKHSITYLQTYLDKFV